The following are encoded together in the Pseudodesulfovibrio indicus genome:
- a CDS encoding acyl-CoA dehydratase activase-related protein yields the protein MSRETRYPQESIRIGVPRILGMFETFPFWKTLLAKCGFEVVLSAPSDQALYEKGICSVMSDNICFPAKIAHGHVATLLEERVDRIFYPHVVHNDLEDAAAVNSFNCPIVSAYGEVLKGSMKLGQRGVPPLDSPAVSFRDEALLRKACQLYTRSLGVPRSRFRQAFDAALAAQSNCREGLVRQGRKVLDREHGHQRPLIVLAGRPYHADPLIEHGTSNILSELGADVIPADVVSGLCKPCWSEWGALSQWAYPNRVMKSAQWVADQESPYIQLVMLSSFGCGPDAFIADAISDVLNSSGKIFTLIKVDDVSNTGSIRLRLRSLIETLRWHPAQASSPTGTSTKSCLVKIEKPSTLITPFFSEYYSPLIPSALKPLGYNLHTLPPPDTISVEYGLRYTNNDTCYPAIITVGDIIKAFARGDYDPGNTAVAMTQTGGQCRASSYVPTIRRALAKAGYDGVPVYAISTKGSRMSDESTIKLNSRRFFRQALHGLLYADAIACMYHRCAVRERRAGEALGLRDKYLMAGAVCLESEPSSLLPLLAEAVDAFNGTIANEAPRPRVGVVGEIYLKYNSFSQMHIVDWLIAQGVEVSIPALSDFFLQYFVNTKINREQHLARFLPLDILEGPFEMMIARWNYRYKAALARFRLAEPAMTLARKAALASDITSLVNQYGEGWLIPADISYFATLGISNIISVQPFGCIANHIVAKGIERAIKQHYPSTNLLFVDFDPGNSEVNILNRLHYIIDAANTQCHGATR from the coding sequence ATGAGCCGGGAGACAAGATATCCGCAAGAGAGCATCCGAATCGGCGTTCCCCGCATACTGGGAATGTTCGAGACGTTCCCGTTCTGGAAAACCCTGTTGGCGAAATGTGGATTCGAGGTCGTGCTTTCAGCTCCCTCCGACCAGGCCCTCTATGAAAAAGGCATATGTTCGGTCATGTCCGACAACATCTGCTTCCCCGCGAAAATCGCCCACGGCCACGTTGCCACCCTGCTGGAGGAACGGGTCGACAGGATATTTTACCCTCATGTGGTGCACAACGACCTTGAGGACGCCGCAGCCGTCAACAGTTTCAACTGCCCCATCGTCTCCGCCTACGGAGAGGTTTTGAAGGGATCAATGAAACTCGGGCAGCGGGGGGTTCCCCCTCTCGACTCCCCAGCGGTTTCATTCCGCGACGAGGCCCTCCTTCGCAAGGCATGCCAACTCTATACGCGAAGCCTCGGTGTGCCGCGATCCCGGTTCAGGCAAGCCTTCGACGCGGCGCTCGCCGCCCAGTCGAACTGCCGGGAGGGACTCGTCCGCCAGGGACGAAAGGTTCTCGACCGGGAGCATGGCCATCAACGCCCTCTCATCGTCCTCGCAGGCCGCCCCTATCATGCCGACCCGCTGATCGAGCATGGCACCTCGAATATCCTCTCCGAATTGGGAGCCGACGTCATCCCGGCCGACGTCGTGTCGGGGTTGTGCAAACCGTGCTGGAGCGAGTGGGGGGCCCTCTCCCAATGGGCCTACCCCAATCGCGTGATGAAGTCGGCGCAATGGGTGGCGGACCAAGAGTCCCCCTACATCCAACTTGTAATGTTGAGCTCGTTCGGATGCGGCCCCGACGCCTTCATCGCAGACGCCATCAGCGATGTCTTGAATTCGTCCGGGAAAATTTTCACGTTGATCAAGGTCGATGACGTTTCCAACACGGGCTCCATACGTCTGCGGCTCCGGTCCCTCATTGAAACGCTCCGCTGGCACCCGGCCCAAGCCTCTTCACCAACCGGCACGTCCACCAAAAGCTGTCTCGTAAAAATCGAAAAACCAAGCACTCTCATCACGCCTTTTTTCTCCGAGTACTACTCTCCGTTGATTCCTTCGGCGCTCAAGCCGTTGGGGTACAACCTGCATACCCTGCCCCCGCCGGATACCATTTCCGTCGAATACGGCCTCAGGTACACCAACAACGACACCTGCTACCCGGCAATCATAACGGTTGGGGACATCATCAAGGCTTTTGCGCGGGGTGATTATGACCCGGGCAACACGGCCGTGGCCATGACGCAGACCGGGGGGCAATGCCGGGCGTCAAGCTATGTACCGACAATCAGGCGCGCATTGGCCAAGGCAGGATATGACGGAGTCCCGGTTTATGCCATCTCCACGAAAGGCTCCCGGATGAGTGACGAATCCACGATCAAGTTGAACTCTCGCCGATTTTTCCGCCAGGCCCTCCATGGTCTGCTTTATGCGGACGCCATCGCCTGCATGTATCATCGTTGCGCGGTCCGCGAACGCCGCGCTGGCGAAGCGCTAGGGCTCCGCGACAAGTACCTGATGGCCGGAGCAGTCTGCCTTGAAAGCGAGCCGAGTTCCCTGCTGCCGCTGCTCGCCGAAGCCGTTGACGCCTTCAACGGGACCATTGCGAACGAAGCCCCCCGGCCGCGAGTGGGAGTCGTCGGTGAGATCTACCTCAAATACAATTCATTCAGCCAGATGCATATTGTGGACTGGCTTATCGCCCAGGGCGTCGAAGTTTCCATTCCAGCCCTTTCCGATTTTTTCCTGCAATATTTTGTCAACACAAAGATTAACAGAGAGCAGCACTTGGCCCGGTTCCTTCCTCTTGATATTCTAGAAGGGCCATTTGAAATGATGATCGCCCGATGGAACTACAGATACAAAGCGGCCTTGGCCCGGTTTCGTCTAGCTGAACCAGCAATGACGCTTGCTCGAAAAGCGGCTCTTGCTTCGGATATAACCAGTCTCGTCAACCAATATGGCGAAGGCTGGTTGATTCCAGCCGACATTTCGTATTTCGCCACATTAGGCATCTCCAACATTATCAGCGTTCAACCTTTTGGCTGCATAGCGAACCACATAGTAGCCAAGGGAATAGAACGCGCAATCAAGCAACACTATCCTTCCACCAACCTGCTTTTCGTCGATTTTGACCCGGGGAACAGCGAAGTAAACATACTCAACCGGCTGCACTACATCATCGATGCCGCAAACACCCAATGCCATGGTGCAACGCGATGA
- a CDS encoding acyl-CoA dehydratase activase, giving the protein MTQISHSISNIARDTLTEKRERKTSQVHLAGLDVGSTTAKLVILDANGELCAQHYRRHGSDIIGALLKIFEEVTAKTGNVPARIAVTGSAGMGIAESCGIPFVQEVNASIDVVRRFFPQASTLIDIGGEDSKMVFFSKGRPPDIRMNGSCAGGTGAFIDQMAELLGISPERLDILAGEARRIHPIASRCGVFAKTDIQNLLSRKVDLPDICASILHAVILQNLATLARGVSVRPPILLSGGPFSFLINLRKALLRILKLTESEILVPESSQFPPAWGAALASGKSDGVETLQRWCEKMCSPAALNIAPPQRKRLPALFNDEREFLAWESQRSIADIPSASLREAIPPLFLGIDSGSTTTKLLALDTAGRMVFGAYRPNRGNPVDAAGVVLRELRSACAEIPLPRIGAMAATGYGEDLIRAAFNLRLGMVETFAHWRGAMLLDPDVSFILDIGGQDMKAIFVNESSIQRIEINEACSSGCGSFIEGFAQTLGLSAEEFSNRACMSRAPCDLGTRCTVFMNSRIKQAQREKAAIEDIAAGLAYAVIKNALYKVLKLRDPKELGEHIVVQGGTFRNRAVVRALELLTGQTVSSPNRPELMGACGAALLAREHHERNKSEIPMDLDQLCMQEERRTRTLHCNGCTNQCVVTEFRFNDGHKYFIGNKCERIFTNHGEKGAAGVNIFALRNRSVFR; this is encoded by the coding sequence ATGACTCAAATTTCTCATAGTATCAGCAACATAGCCCGAGATACGCTGACAGAGAAGCGAGAGAGAAAGACCTCCCAGGTCCATCTGGCCGGTCTGGATGTTGGCAGTACGACAGCGAAGTTGGTCATCCTGGATGCCAACGGAGAGCTGTGCGCACAGCACTACCGTCGGCATGGTTCCGATATCATTGGTGCCCTTTTGAAAATTTTCGAAGAGGTTACGGCAAAAACAGGCAACGTCCCCGCCCGGATTGCCGTCACGGGCTCCGCAGGCATGGGCATTGCTGAATCGTGTGGCATCCCCTTTGTCCAGGAAGTCAATGCTTCCATAGATGTCGTCCGCAGATTCTTTCCCCAAGCCTCGACACTGATCGACATCGGTGGAGAAGACAGCAAAATGGTGTTCTTCTCGAAAGGACGGCCTCCTGACATTCGCATGAACGGCAGTTGCGCTGGCGGCACCGGGGCTTTCATCGACCAGATGGCCGAGTTGCTCGGTATCTCCCCGGAGCGTTTGGACATCCTGGCTGGGGAGGCCCGCCGCATCCACCCCATAGCATCCCGCTGCGGCGTGTTCGCCAAAACGGATATCCAGAACCTGTTGAGCCGGAAGGTCGATCTGCCTGACATTTGCGCCTCCATCCTGCATGCCGTCATATTGCAGAACCTGGCGACTCTGGCCCGTGGAGTGTCTGTTCGACCGCCGATTCTCCTCAGTGGCGGACCATTCTCATTCCTCATAAATCTACGCAAGGCCCTGCTCCGCATCCTGAAGTTGACTGAGTCCGAAATCCTGGTGCCTGAATCCAGCCAGTTTCCGCCGGCATGGGGAGCGGCCTTGGCGAGCGGTAAATCCGATGGCGTCGAGACGTTGCAAAGATGGTGCGAAAAAATGTGCAGCCCCGCTGCCCTCAACATCGCCCCGCCACAACGCAAACGCCTCCCGGCCCTCTTCAATGACGAAAGGGAGTTCCTTGCCTGGGAATCGCAACGCTCCATCGCCGACATCCCGTCGGCCTCTTTGCGGGAGGCGATCCCGCCGTTGTTTCTTGGAATCGATTCCGGCTCCACCACGACCAAGCTTCTGGCGCTCGACACTGCTGGGAGAATGGTGTTTGGGGCATACCGCCCGAATCGCGGCAACCCGGTCGATGCCGCCGGCGTGGTTTTGCGGGAGTTGCGCTCGGCATGCGCGGAAATTCCCCTGCCGCGGATCGGAGCTATGGCGGCGACCGGCTACGGAGAGGACCTGATCCGCGCGGCATTCAACCTGCGCCTCGGCATGGTCGAGACGTTCGCCCACTGGCGCGGCGCGATGCTGCTGGATCCCGATGTTTCCTTCATCCTCGACATCGGTGGGCAGGACATGAAAGCCATCTTCGTCAATGAAAGCAGCATCCAGCGCATCGAAATAAACGAGGCATGCTCTTCGGGCTGCGGCTCGTTCATCGAAGGCTTTGCGCAGACGCTTGGTTTGAGCGCCGAAGAATTTTCCAACAGGGCCTGCATGTCACGCGCTCCCTGCGACTTGGGCACCCGTTGCACGGTCTTCATGAACTCCCGAATCAAGCAGGCCCAACGCGAAAAGGCGGCCATCGAAGACATCGCCGCCGGGTTGGCCTATGCGGTAATCAAAAATGCGCTCTACAAGGTCCTGAAGCTTCGGGACCCGAAAGAGCTTGGGGAGCACATCGTCGTCCAGGGAGGCACGTTCCGCAACCGTGCGGTAGTCCGGGCCCTGGAGTTGTTGACCGGGCAGACCGTTTCCTCGCCCAACCGCCCGGAACTGATGGGGGCCTGCGGCGCGGCGCTGCTGGCCAGGGAACACCATGAGCGGAATAAAAGCGAAATCCCGATGGACCTTGACCAGCTGTGCATGCAGGAGGAGCGGCGGACGCGAACACTCCATTGCAACGGATGCACCAACCAATGCGTGGTCACGGAATTCCGTTTCAATGACGGCCACAAGTATTTTATCGGCAACAAGTGCGAACGCATTTTCACCAACCATGGAGAAAAAGGGGCGGCAGGGGTGAACATCTTCGCACTGAGAAACAGGAGCGTATTCCGATGA
- a CDS encoding DUF3861 domain-containing protein, producing MKRHQYRITVEPMESTGSAPLSFEVNSYDDILMIIDRIRLRKDIAPGSAEALGLGLKLFGNELLQQKNNPLFAPLFPCFHEFMKLLKESQP from the coding sequence ATGAAAAGACACCAGTACCGCATAACGGTGGAGCCGATGGAGAGCACGGGAAGCGCTCCGCTTTCGTTCGAGGTGAACAGCTATGACGATATCCTCATGATCATAGACAGGATACGCCTGCGCAAGGACATTGCTCCCGGCTCTGCGGAGGCTTTGGGACTCGGCCTGAAACTCTTCGGCAACGAGTTGCTGCAGCAAAAAAACAACCCGCTGTTCGCTCCCTTGTTCCCCTGCTTTCACGAGTTCATGAAGCTACTTAAGGAAAGCCAGCCGTAA
- a CDS encoding efflux transporter outer membrane subunit: MKTVHWILIVLSATACLQACSLVPKYEQPGNALPESIPESWPQEPLATVFSDNAGWWEGFRSKALPLLQQEGVARNLNLSASGWRLAQAVAQSRVARSPLFPWLGATGSGSRKGAHVKPTGQHTDTINVADTFSGGFQASYELDIWGRLRSQADAAAFMAEATLDDWRSVGLSLESNIAVTYFQLLALRERLAVQRDILSTAQQTLDYIEKQQRAGAASALDLARQRSDVESMKARTKELERQMSAARNALNDLLGTATTPEGLDSLIAEDSITKLTPPAVVPGLPSSLLLRRPDILKAEASLKAANANIGAARAAFLPVVNLVAQGGWQSDELHSLFRPTSTLYSVAASFVTPIFQGGRLTAQHDAAVARKEELIARYQQTVLSAFLEIDTAIAANGFLAQEEADRGASVRDAREADRIVHVQYREGSTDFLSLLDAQRTLLTVQDARISATLARLNTTVGLFKALGGGWGERLPPNAP, translated from the coding sequence ATGAAAACGGTTCATTGGATTTTAATCGTTCTGTCCGCCACGGCGTGCTTGCAGGCATGCTCGCTTGTTCCCAAATATGAGCAGCCCGGCAACGCGTTGCCGGAATCCATTCCGGAATCCTGGCCCCAAGAGCCCCTGGCCACCGTGTTTTCGGACAACGCCGGCTGGTGGGAAGGGTTCCGGTCCAAGGCGCTGCCGCTCCTGCAGCAGGAAGGCGTCGCCAGAAACCTGAACCTCTCGGCATCGGGCTGGCGGCTCGCCCAGGCCGTGGCCCAGTCCAGGGTGGCCCGTTCTCCCCTCTTCCCCTGGCTTGGCGCGACGGGGTCCGGCTCCCGCAAAGGGGCGCATGTGAAGCCCACGGGACAGCACACCGACACGATCAATGTGGCGGACACCTTCTCGGGCGGATTCCAGGCTTCCTACGAGTTGGACATATGGGGAAGGCTGCGCTCCCAGGCGGACGCCGCCGCGTTCATGGCCGAGGCGACGCTCGACGACTGGCGGTCCGTCGGCCTCAGCCTCGAATCGAATATCGCCGTCACCTATTTCCAACTGCTCGCCCTGAGGGAACGGCTCGCCGTGCAAAGGGATATTCTGTCCACGGCGCAACAGACCCTTGATTATATTGAAAAGCAGCAGCGGGCCGGCGCCGCCTCGGCACTCGATCTCGCCCGGCAGCGCAGCGACGTGGAGTCCATGAAGGCCCGCACGAAGGAGCTGGAGCGGCAAATGTCCGCCGCCAGGAACGCCCTGAACGACCTTCTGGGGACCGCAACCACCCCCGAGGGACTCGACAGCCTGATCGCCGAGGATTCGATCACGAAACTGACGCCTCCGGCGGTCGTTCCGGGGCTGCCTTCCAGCCTGCTCCTCCGAAGACCGGATATTCTCAAGGCCGAAGCCTCTCTCAAGGCGGCGAACGCAAACATCGGGGCGGCCAGAGCCGCATTCCTCCCCGTAGTCAATCTCGTCGCCCAAGGCGGATGGCAAAGCGACGAACTCCACTCCCTATTCAGGCCGACCAGCACCCTCTATTCGGTTGCGGCGTCGTTCGTCACCCCCATCTTTCAGGGAGGGCGGCTAACGGCGCAACACGACGCTGCCGTGGCCCGCAAGGAAGAACTGATCGCCCGATACCAGCAGACCGTTCTTTCCGCCTTCCTTGAAATCGACACCGCCATCGCCGCCAACGGCTTCCTGGCTCAGGAGGAAGCCGACCGGGGCGCATCCGTGCGCGACGCCCGCGAAGCCGACCGCATCGTCCATGTGCAGTACCGGGAAGGCTCGACGGACTTTCTCAGCCTGCTGGACGCCCAGCGGACCCTGCTGACGGTGCAGGATGCGCGGATATCCGCGACGCTGGCGAGACTGAACACCACGGTAGGCCTGTTCAAAGCCCTCGGCGGGGGATGGGGAGAGAGGCTGCCTCCCAACGCTCCCTAG
- a CDS encoding MFS transporter has product MEQTAMRERAVSQLLLIAGVFLAVLAEALTGTALSFGRIDMLGDLYTTTDEFAWLDIGYTAVKLCGFMMVPALFARFKPIRVMQAASFVMTVFSLAMLATADLPPLILIRLIQGVSGGILIVSGQTLLFNVFDGKGQAGAQLVFALGAVVAPATFASTLQGWMVDVLSWQGIFLAASALGLASAILLAAVPASIMSASGPKRDDIVGFLLFAGAAVCLTYIAEEGSRWNWFESRHIAVMTIGGLSTLLICTARWSVFSRSRALVDLSVFGNRDFCFGVVVSFVAGVALFGSTWLIPNFTLNVLGLTPLEAGTLIAPSGVAFVAVLSLTALLLTFSRISPLATVPLGILLLAVGMWLLSGSTSESGSADMLFPLIVRGTGLGFLFLSLTIYTMGGLRGRRIAQGVALFTTLRQFGGLFGVALLQRYLDHQNALNSAVLSAHLETGGVLLAERLQRLQVVLRSKGMEAGDAAKASIAFLKKSLLLQSNVLSYNEAFLAIVIVFIVAVPLLLVYKFWLSQQHRSASAAARREGI; this is encoded by the coding sequence ATGGAGCAAACCGCGATGCGTGAACGCGCCGTCTCGCAGCTCCTGCTGATCGCGGGGGTATTCCTGGCGGTGCTGGCGGAGGCCCTGACCGGCACGGCGCTTTCTTTCGGCCGGATCGACATGCTAGGCGACCTGTACACGACGACCGACGAATTCGCCTGGCTGGATATCGGCTACACCGCCGTCAAATTGTGCGGGTTCATGATGGTGCCGGCGCTGTTCGCCCGATTCAAGCCGATACGCGTCATGCAGGCCGCCAGCTTCGTCATGACCGTATTCAGCCTCGCCATGCTCGCCACCGCCGACCTGCCTCCGCTCATCCTCATCCGGCTGATACAGGGAGTGTCCGGCGGCATCCTGATCGTCAGCGGCCAGACCCTGCTTTTCAACGTGTTCGACGGAAAGGGGCAGGCCGGGGCGCAGCTGGTGTTCGCACTGGGGGCGGTCGTGGCGCCGGCCACCTTCGCCTCCACGCTTCAGGGCTGGATGGTCGACGTGCTCAGCTGGCAGGGCATCTTTCTTGCCGCCTCGGCCCTCGGCTTGGCGTCCGCCATCCTGCTGGCCGCCGTTCCTGCATCCATCATGTCCGCCTCTGGTCCCAAACGGGACGACATCGTCGGTTTCCTCCTTTTCGCGGGAGCGGCCGTCTGCCTCACGTACATAGCCGAGGAGGGAAGCCGGTGGAACTGGTTTGAATCCCGGCACATCGCCGTCATGACGATAGGCGGCCTCTCGACCCTGCTGATCTGCACCGCGCGTTGGAGCGTCTTCTCCCGAAGCCGTGCGCTGGTCGACCTTTCCGTGTTCGGGAATCGAGACTTTTGTTTCGGGGTCGTGGTCAGCTTCGTGGCGGGCGTGGCGTTGTTCGGCAGCACCTGGCTCATACCGAATTTCACGCTCAACGTATTGGGGCTCACCCCCCTCGAGGCAGGCACGCTGATCGCGCCGAGCGGCGTGGCCTTCGTGGCCGTCCTGTCATTGACCGCCCTGCTCCTCACTTTTTCGCGGATATCCCCGCTGGCGACGGTCCCATTGGGAATTCTGCTGCTTGCCGTCGGGATGTGGCTCCTTTCCGGCTCAACCAGCGAAAGCGGCAGCGCGGACATGCTTTTCCCGCTGATCGTTCGGGGAACCGGGCTCGGGTTCCTGTTTCTCTCCCTGACCATCTACACGATGGGCGGGCTTCGAGGCAGACGGATAGCGCAGGGGGTGGCCCTTTTCACCACCCTTCGCCAATTCGGTGGCCTTTTCGGCGTGGCCCTGCTCCAGCGCTATCTGGACCATCAGAACGCGCTCAACAGCGCCGTACTTTCCGCCCACCTCGAGACCGGAGGGGTTCTCCTGGCCGAGAGGCTGCAACGCCTGCAGGTCGTTTTGCGGAGCAAGGGCATGGAGGCGGGGGACGCGGCAAAGGCGTCCATCGCATTCCTGAAAAAAAGCCTGCTGTTACAGAGCAACGTGCTGTCCTATAACGAAGCGTTTCTCGCCATAGTGATTGTTTTCATTGTCGCCGTTCCCCTACTGCTCGTCTACAAATTCTGGCTCTCGCAACAGCATCGTTCCGCCTCGGCCGCGGCGCGGAGGGAGGGAATATGA
- a CDS encoding HlyD family secretion protein: protein MKRILTYTLALTLSAFVVWGAAAWSSAHTDVSTDNAYIHADITAIAPKVAGYIKSVPVGDNTPVKAGDLLFTIDERDYAAKAAQAKANVLAAESSVSNAEAATALQHAVIRQAKAQVASALATQKRALQEYARQKRLHGEKATTEQRYEDSQRDKSQSEAALAGTQANLDVQVRKLDVLAAQLSSARAGLALAQASCSLAQLDLDHCLVRAPVDGVVGNRKALIGRYVTPGTALLDLVPVQDVWIVANFKETQIKRIRVGQAVHITVDGYPGSALAGIVDSFAPGSGAAFSLIPPTAPPAISSAWCNGFPSRSP, encoded by the coding sequence ATGAAACGTATTCTTACCTATACGCTCGCGCTTACATTGAGTGCCTTCGTCGTTTGGGGGGCCGCAGCATGGAGTTCGGCACATACCGACGTCAGCACCGATAACGCCTATATCCATGCCGACATCACCGCCATCGCTCCCAAAGTGGCCGGGTACATAAAATCCGTCCCGGTAGGCGACAACACGCCGGTCAAAGCAGGAGATTTACTCTTTACCATCGATGAACGCGATTACGCGGCAAAAGCGGCTCAAGCCAAAGCGAATGTCCTGGCGGCCGAATCCTCCGTCTCCAATGCGGAGGCGGCCACGGCCCTGCAACACGCCGTTATTCGACAGGCAAAAGCACAGGTCGCCTCGGCCCTGGCCACCCAGAAACGAGCTCTTCAGGAATATGCCCGGCAAAAGCGGCTTCACGGAGAGAAAGCCACCACGGAGCAACGATATGAGGATTCCCAACGTGACAAAAGCCAGTCCGAAGCGGCTCTTGCCGGGACCCAGGCGAATCTCGACGTCCAGGTCAGGAAGCTTGACGTACTGGCCGCCCAGCTGTCGTCCGCCCGTGCAGGCCTCGCCCTCGCCCAGGCATCCTGTTCCCTTGCCCAGTTGGATCTTGATCATTGTTTGGTCCGTGCTCCGGTTGACGGAGTTGTCGGCAATCGAAAGGCCCTGATCGGGCGGTACGTGACGCCCGGCACCGCTCTTCTCGACCTTGTACCGGTACAGGATGTGTGGATCGTGGCGAATTTCAAGGAAACCCAAATAAAACGAATCCGTGTGGGGCAAGCCGTGCACATTACCGTGGATGGGTATCCGGGCTCGGCCTTGGCAGGGATTGTGGACAGTTTCGCGCCGGGCTCCGGGGCCGCCTTCAGCCTGATCCCCCCGACAGCGCCACCGGCAATTTCGTCCGCGTGGTGCAACGGGTTCCCGTCAAGATCACCCTGA
- a CDS encoding TetR/AcrR family transcriptional regulator, with protein MDKTDFTSRKKGRLSAEQRYELLLKAAADEFLEKGYEATNLDDIISRAGGSRRSIYTQFGGKEGLFQAWVMQVAAQILAPLRREPDNNGNLKENLLCFANRLLAALFSSPALDLSRLALTDGVRFPELAKAYFASGPGAAASSLAVLFDLALESGEIVSLDSRLAASLFVGMLRDNLYMQVLLRLREPPEQEEREELVRSAVEIFLNGIAK; from the coding sequence ATGGACAAGACAGATTTCACAAGCAGAAAAAAGGGAAGGCTGTCCGCGGAACAGCGGTATGAATTGCTGCTCAAGGCAGCGGCGGACGAATTCTTGGAAAAGGGTTATGAAGCCACCAATCTTGACGACATCATCAGTCGGGCAGGCGGTTCACGGCGAAGTATCTACACTCAATTCGGCGGCAAGGAAGGACTCTTTCAAGCCTGGGTTATGCAAGTCGCGGCTCAGATTCTTGCGCCCCTGCGGCGGGAACCCGACAACAATGGGAACCTGAAAGAGAATTTGCTTTGCTTCGCAAACAGACTGCTTGCAGCCCTCTTCAGTTCACCCGCGCTGGACTTGTCCAGGCTTGCGCTAACCGATGGAGTACGTTTTCCGGAACTCGCCAAAGCGTACTTTGCGTCCGGGCCAGGCGCTGCGGCATCAAGCTTGGCCGTATTGTTTGATCTCGCGCTGGAGAGTGGAGAGATAGTCAGTCTGGATAGCCGGTTGGCGGCAAGCCTTTTTGTTGGCATGCTGCGCGATAACCTTTACATGCAGGTGCTTTTGCGGCTTCGCGAACCGCCCGAGCAGGAAGAAAGGGAAGAGCTTGTTCGCAGTGCTGTGGAGATATTTCTGAACGGTATCGCAAAGTAA
- the cobI gene encoding precorrin-2 C(20)-methyltransferase — MNKKGILYGVGVGPGDPELLTLKAIRILNEVDVIFAAASTQNEYSTALSIARPHLKPEARIEQLGFPMTKNPEALEDAWRKNAETVAHELHRGLSGAFLTLGDPLTYSTYGYLQRALLSLAPDTQLKVVPGITSFNAAAAHIGWVLAESRQSLLITSGTAAPERLAKQLDVADNAVILKTYKNFEKIRAMLEHSRMADKTVLVSRLGMDGESILTNIAAAPKIPHYLSLALIKKD, encoded by the coding sequence ATGAACAAGAAAGGCATCCTGTATGGAGTCGGGGTTGGGCCTGGCGACCCGGAGTTGCTGACTCTCAAAGCGATCCGTATTTTGAACGAAGTGGACGTGATCTTTGCTGCGGCCTCTACCCAAAATGAGTATTCCACCGCCTTGTCCATTGCTCGCCCTCACCTCAAGCCGGAAGCGCGGATAGAGCAGTTGGGCTTCCCTATGACCAAAAACCCAGAAGCCCTGGAAGACGCATGGAGGAAAAACGCCGAAACCGTGGCCCATGAACTGCACCGGGGACTGAGCGGAGCCTTTCTAACCTTGGGGGATCCGCTGACTTACTCCACCTATGGTTATCTTCAGAGGGCCCTCCTCTCGCTAGCCCCAGATACCCAGCTCAAGGTTGTTCCCGGCATCACCTCTTTCAATGCGGCAGCCGCGCACATCGGTTGGGTCCTGGCCGAGTCCAGGCAGTCTCTGCTCATCACCTCGGGCACGGCGGCCCCGGAGAGGCTGGCGAAACAACTTGATGTGGCCGACAATGCCGTTATCCTCAAGACCTACAAAAACTTTGAAAAGATCCGCGCCATGCTGGAACATTCGCGGATGGCGGACAAAACCGTTCTCGTATCCCGCCTGGGCATGGACGGAGAATCCATTCTTACAAACATTGCGGCCGCACCCAAAATTCCGCACTATTTATCGCTGGCTTTGATAAAAAAAGACTGA